A single genomic interval of Nonomuraea rubra harbors:
- a CDS encoding helix-turn-helix domain-containing protein, with translation MAGDDNRLGSFLRSRREKIDAASAGVIDNTRRRVKGLRREELALLAGLSPSYYIRLEQGRDRNPSREILEALARVLRLDDTERAYLWSVAMPPLAPAGDDSDPAHAVRPGVLHLLERWRDLPAFVVSPSRDVLAGTTLAARVNPAWSPGHNLIEFAFLDPRARTVYPDREEILLQAVAGLRATAATRRSELDGFVASMRERSETFRALWDSHDVYERVVGEKRLAVDGLGILRLSFETFALAGSEGHVLYVYFPRPGSTDDEALRDLT, from the coding sequence ATGGCAGGTGACGACAACCGGCTCGGTTCCTTCCTGCGCAGTCGGCGGGAGAAGATCGACGCCGCCTCCGCCGGTGTCATCGACAACACGCGACGGCGGGTCAAGGGGCTGCGCCGCGAGGAGCTGGCGCTGCTCGCCGGGCTCAGCCCCTCCTACTACATCCGGCTGGAGCAGGGTCGCGACCGCAATCCCTCCCGGGAGATCCTCGAAGCCCTGGCCCGCGTGCTGCGCCTGGACGACACCGAGCGGGCCTACCTGTGGTCCGTGGCGATGCCGCCCCTGGCACCGGCCGGCGACGACAGCGATCCTGCCCACGCTGTGCGGCCAGGGGTGCTGCACCTGCTGGAGCGATGGCGTGACCTGCCCGCGTTCGTCGTCAGCCCCAGCCGCGACGTGCTGGCCGGCACCACGCTCGCGGCCCGGGTCAACCCGGCCTGGAGCCCGGGGCACAACCTGATCGAGTTCGCCTTCCTCGACCCGCGCGCACGAACGGTCTATCCCGATCGGGAGGAGATCCTCCTGCAAGCCGTCGCAGGTCTGCGCGCCACCGCGGCCACGCGCCGCTCAGAGCTCGACGGTTTCGTGGCGAGCATGCGCGAGCGCAGCGAAACGTTCCGTGCGCTGTGGGACTCCCACGACGTGTACGAGCGCGTGGTGGGTGAGAAACGGCTCGCCGTTGACGGCCTCGGCATCCTCCGCCTCAGTTTCGAGACGTTCGCGCTCGCCGGGTCCGAGGGTCACGTCCTGTACGTGTACTTCCCCCGGCCCGGCAGCACGGACGACGAAGCGCTGCGCGACCTCACCTGA
- a CDS encoding SDR family oxidoreductase: MASKTVLITGATSGIGAYTARLLLDRGHRVAVTGRDESKLKTFLDEAGHPDRLLGLVADAADWQATESVVTRTVERFGALDAAVANAGFMSGDSIGAGDPALWPPMVLTNVLGPALLAHAALPHLEATGGRLVLIGSVAGLKNSPGNLYSATKWATTGLAENLRLHATTRGIGVTLVNPGMIDTPFWQGAGVPPFALPPQPIAEAICFALDQPAGVDLNTLTVRPIGQPA, from the coding sequence ATGGCCAGCAAGACCGTACTGATCACCGGCGCGACCAGTGGTATCGGCGCGTACACCGCGCGGTTGCTCCTCGACCGCGGCCACCGTGTGGCGGTCACCGGCCGCGACGAGAGCAAGCTGAAGACCTTCCTCGACGAGGCCGGCCACCCCGACCGGCTGCTGGGCCTGGTCGCGGACGCGGCGGACTGGCAGGCCACCGAGTCGGTCGTGACCCGCACCGTGGAGCGTTTCGGTGCCCTGGACGCGGCGGTGGCCAACGCCGGATTCATGTCCGGTGACTCCATCGGGGCCGGCGACCCCGCACTGTGGCCGCCCATGGTCCTCACCAACGTCCTCGGCCCCGCCCTGCTGGCCCATGCCGCCCTGCCCCATCTTGAGGCCACTGGCGGACGGCTGGTGCTCATCGGCAGCGTCGCCGGGCTGAAGAACTCTCCCGGCAATCTCTACTCGGCCACCAAGTGGGCCACGACCGGACTGGCCGAGAACCTGCGCCTGCACGCCACGACCCGCGGCATCGGCGTCACTCTTGTCAACCCCGGCATGATCGACACACCCTTCTGGCAAGGCGCCGGCGTTCCCCCCTTCGCCCTGCCTCCCCAGCCCATCGCCGAGGCCATCTGCTTCGCCCTCGACCAGCCGGCAGGCGTCGACCTCAACACCCTGACCGTCCGGCCCATCGGCCAGCCCGCCTGA
- a CDS encoding nuclear transport factor 2 family protein, producing MVAMRTPEATFRALLDAACRLQNGDRDQVDKLAAFYAEETDVRHPMAPLGDTPMLSREALRQHFAAAGTAGLAGFRVEDVRVHHTADPEVVIGEFTYRGDGGWAVPGIIVFRIRDGLIIESRDYIDQLALARATNTLDALCAQLTGA from the coding sequence ATGGTCGCGATGCGAACCCCCGAAGCCACATTCCGTGCCCTGCTCGACGCCGCCTGCCGGCTGCAGAACGGTGATCGCGACCAGGTCGACAAGCTGGCCGCGTTCTACGCCGAAGAAACCGACGTGCGGCACCCGATGGCCCCGCTCGGCGACACCCCGATGCTCAGCCGCGAAGCACTCCGGCAGCACTTCGCCGCGGCCGGGACGGCCGGCCTGGCAGGCTTTCGCGTTGAGGATGTACGCGTCCATCACACTGCCGACCCGGAGGTGGTCATCGGCGAGTTCACCTACCGCGGCGACGGGGGCTGGGCCGTGCCGGGCATCATCGTCTTCCGGATCCGCGACGGGTTGATCATCGAGTCGCGGGACTACATCGACCAGCTCGCGCTCGCTCGCGCCACGAACACACTCGACGCCCTCTGCGCACAGCTGACAGGCGCCTAG
- a CDS encoding TetR/AcrR family transcriptional regulator → MRSDARANRDRVLAAAEEVFGESGNAGSTEEVARRAGVGIGTVFRHFPTKQALVQATIVRHFTLLAETARARGEGGEAGAAFRETFREMVSGAPAKLALVALLEEPADSTGSADEVEAAATMVREAVEELLSRGRQAGEVRADATVDEVYMLIRALANARGDRAVVDRAVDIVLDGLSPRRSE, encoded by the coding sequence ATGCGGAGCGACGCGCGGGCGAATCGGGACCGGGTCCTGGCCGCGGCCGAAGAGGTCTTCGGCGAGTCCGGCAACGCCGGCTCGACCGAGGAGGTCGCGCGCCGGGCCGGCGTCGGAATCGGCACCGTCTTCCGGCACTTCCCGACCAAGCAGGCGCTGGTCCAGGCCACGATCGTCCGGCACTTCACCCTGCTCGCCGAAACAGCGCGGGCGCGGGGCGAGGGCGGCGAGGCCGGGGCGGCGTTCCGGGAGACGTTCCGGGAGATGGTCTCAGGCGCTCCGGCCAAGCTCGCGCTCGTCGCGTTGCTGGAGGAGCCCGCCGACTCGACCGGCTCGGCTGACGAGGTGGAGGCCGCGGCCACCATGGTGCGCGAAGCCGTCGAGGAGTTGCTCTCCCGCGGCCGGCAAGCCGGTGAGGTGCGCGCGGACGCGACGGTGGATGAGGTCTACATGCTGATCAGAGCGCTGGCCAACGCCCGGGGCGACCGGGCCGTCGTGGACAGAGCGGTCGACATCGTGCTGGACGGCCTGTCCCCGCGGCGTTCCGAGTAG
- a CDS encoding transcriptional regulator produces the protein MPVFDEVVHAPNRLQICAMLAAVGSAGFSVVRDDLGISDSALSKQVKVLQTVGYVKPAKTSGQAHRSTWLSPTAAGRDALAGHLAELRRIADPAQPES, from the coding sequence GTGCCGGTCTTTGACGAGGTCGTTCACGCGCCCAACCGCCTGCAGATCTGCGCGATGCTCGCCGCCGTCGGGTCCGCCGGGTTCTCCGTCGTCCGTGACGATCTCGGCATCAGCGATTCGGCGCTCAGCAAGCAGGTCAAGGTGCTGCAGACGGTCGGCTACGTGAAGCCTGCCAAGACGTCGGGGCAAGCACATCGGAGCACCTGGCTCTCCCCGACCGCCGCCGGTAGGGACGCGCTGGCCGGTCACCTCGCCGAGCTGCGTCGGATCGCCGACCCGGCCCAGCCGGAGAGCTGA
- a CDS encoding FG-GAP repeat domain-containing protein gives MRHALIRPLTGLLAFLCLSVPTAVMTSAPAHAADTVACDKNGTTSADAAMATQLNRQLTGTMEDAMTAYRVSCARVIIATVKSRGLPVRAAQIAITTTIVESTIRNLTYGADDSVGLFQQRPSQGWGTVAQILDPVYATNKFLSKMLQFDWRNDPIGEICQDVQVSALPWRYPEETANGIAVANAVWSMSEPAELPGNSVTGDSYADLLAVDSAGKMMLYSNNFARDNGQPYTGSTPREVGHGWAASTRVIPADVTGDGFTDLLAVDSAGKMMLYSNNFARDNGQPYTGGTPREVGHGWAASTRIIAADVTGDGFTDLLAVDSAGKMMLYSNNFVRDNGQPFTGGTPREVGHGWAASTRVIPADVTGDGFTDLLAVDSAGKMMLYSNNFVRDNGQPFTGGTPREVGHGWAASTRVIPADVTGDGFTDLLAVDSAGKMMLYSNNFVRDNGQPYTGGTPREVGHGWAASTRILA, from the coding sequence ATGCGCCATGCCCTCATTCGACCCCTGACCGGATTACTTGCGTTCCTGTGCCTCTCGGTGCCCACCGCCGTGATGACTTCGGCTCCCGCGCACGCCGCGGACACCGTGGCCTGCGACAAGAACGGGACCACCTCGGCTGATGCCGCCATGGCCACGCAGCTGAACCGCCAGTTGACCGGCACCATGGAGGACGCGATGACGGCTTACCGGGTGTCCTGCGCCCGCGTCATCATCGCCACCGTCAAGAGCCGCGGCCTGCCGGTCCGGGCCGCGCAGATCGCCATCACCACCACCATCGTCGAATCCACCATCCGCAACCTGACCTATGGCGCCGACGACAGCGTCGGCCTCTTCCAGCAGCGTCCCTCCCAGGGCTGGGGAACGGTCGCGCAGATCCTGGACCCCGTCTACGCCACGAACAAGTTCCTCAGCAAGATGCTCCAGTTCGACTGGCGGAATGATCCCATCGGGGAGATCTGCCAGGACGTGCAGGTCTCAGCCCTTCCCTGGAGGTACCCCGAAGAGACGGCGAACGGCATAGCCGTGGCGAACGCGGTCTGGTCCATGTCGGAACCCGCTGAGCTGCCCGGCAACAGCGTGACCGGTGACTCGTACGCCGACCTGCTGGCCGTGGACTCCGCCGGCAAGATGATGCTCTACAGCAACAACTTCGCACGCGACAACGGTCAGCCTTACACCGGCAGTACCCCGCGCGAGGTTGGGCATGGCTGGGCCGCCTCGACCCGTGTCATCCCGGCGGACGTCACGGGCGATGGCTTCACGGACCTGCTGGCTGTGGATTCCGCCGGCAAGATGATGCTCTACAGCAACAACTTCGCCCGTGACAACGGCCAGCCTTACACCGGTGGCACCCCGCGCGAGGTTGGGCATGGCTGGGCCGCTTCGACTCGCATCATCGCCGCTGACGTCACGGGCGATGGCTTCACGGACCTGCTGGCTGTGGATTCCGCCGGCAAGATGATGCTCTACAGCAACAACTTCGTGCGCGACAACGGCCAGCCCTTCACCGGTGGCACCCCGCGCGAGGTTGGGCATGGCTGGGCCGCTTCGACTCGTGTCATCCCGGCTGACGTCACCGGTGACGGTTTCACGGACCTGCTGGCTGTGGATTCCGCCGGCAAGATGATGCTCTACAGCAACAACTTCGTGCGCGACAACGGCCAGCCCTTCACCGGTGGCACCCCGCGCGAGGTTGGGCATGGCTGGGCCGCTTCGACTCGTGTCATCCCGGCTGACGTCACCGGTGACGGTTTCACGGACCTGCTGGCTGTGGATTCCGCCGGCAAGATGATGCTCTACAGCAACAACTTCGTGCGCGACAACGGCCAGCCCTACACCGGCGGCACTCCGCGTGAGGTCGGGCACGGCTGGGCCGCCTCGACCCGCATCCTCGCCTGA
- a CDS encoding FG-GAP-like repeat-containing protein: protein MTTRQGNTPYTRILSSLLTVPVVALGMVAASSAPAAAATRSTIVSIAQDELGDSSRNHEASSKCNFYTGYMRDWKPSSGCPSSDGVQWRQSDWCADFAEYVWMKAGVSDAAKGDGNTITGWAESFREYGVKHGTWHSRGSGYTPQPGDAIVFDWGGDGGIDHVGLVRSANSSTVYTIEGNTDNGRIASHSRSRSSGDIVGYSSPVGVDDSEPMIGNSVTGDSYADLLAVDSGGKMMLYSNNFARDNGQPYTGSTPREVGHGWAASTRVIPADVTGDGFTDLLAVDSAGKMMLYSNNFARDNGQPYTGGTPREVGHGWAASTRIIPADVTGDGFTDLLAVDSAGKMMLYSNNFARDNGQPYTGGTPREVGHGWAASTRIIPADVTGDGFTDLLAVDSGGKMMLYSNNFARDNGQPFTGGTPREVGHGWAASTRIIPADVTGDGFTDLLAVDSAGKMMLYSNNFVRDNGQPFTGGTPREVGHGWAASTRILV, encoded by the coding sequence ATGACAACGCGTCAGGGCAACACCCCATACACCCGCATCCTGAGCTCGCTCCTCACCGTCCCGGTCGTCGCGCTCGGGATGGTCGCCGCCTCGTCGGCCCCCGCTGCCGCGGCCACCCGCTCGACGATCGTCTCCATCGCCCAGGACGAGCTCGGCGACTCGAGCCGGAACCACGAAGCCTCGAGCAAGTGCAACTTCTATACCGGTTACATGCGCGACTGGAAACCCTCATCAGGATGCCCCTCCTCCGACGGCGTCCAGTGGCGCCAGAGCGACTGGTGCGCGGACTTCGCCGAGTACGTCTGGATGAAGGCCGGCGTGTCGGATGCCGCCAAGGGTGACGGCAACACCATCACCGGCTGGGCGGAATCCTTCAGGGAGTACGGCGTCAAGCACGGCACCTGGCACAGCCGCGGCAGCGGTTACACGCCTCAGCCCGGTGACGCCATCGTCTTCGACTGGGGCGGCGACGGCGGGATCGACCACGTGGGTCTCGTCAGATCCGCGAACTCCAGCACGGTCTATACGATCGAGGGCAACACCGACAACGGCCGGATCGCCTCCCACTCCCGCTCCCGCTCCAGCGGCGACATCGTCGGCTATTCGTCACCCGTGGGCGTCGACGACAGCGAGCCGATGATCGGCAACAGCGTGACCGGTGACTCGTACGCCGACCTGCTGGCTGTGGACTCCGGCGGCAAGATGATGCTCTACAGCAACAACTTCGCCCGCGATAACGGTCAGCCTTACACCGGCAGTACCCCGCGCGAGGTCGGGCATGGCTGGGCCGCCTCGACCCGTGTCATCCCGGCTGACGTCACGGGCGATGGCTTCACGGACCTGCTGGCTGTGGATTCCGCCGGCAAGATGATGCTCTACAGCAACAACTTCGCCCGTGACAACGGTCAGCCTTACACCGGTGGCACTCCGCGCGAGGTTGGGCATGGCTGGGCCGCTTCGACTCGCATCATCCCGGCTGACGTCACGGGCGATGGCTTCACGGACCTGCTGGCTGTGGATTCCGCCGGCAAGATGATGCTCTACAGCAACAACTTCGCCCGTGACAACGGTCAGCCTTACACCGGTGGCACTCCGCGCGAGGTTGGGCATGGCTGGGCCGCTTCGACTCGCATCATCCCGGCTGACGTCACGGGCGATGGCTTCACGGACCTGCTGGCTGTGGACTCCGGCGGCAAGATGATGCTCTACAGCAACAACTTCGCCCGTGACAACGGTCAGCCCTTCACCGGTGGCACTCCGCGCGAGGTTGGGCATGGCTGGGCCGCCTCGACTCGCATCATCCCGGCTGACGTCACGGGCGATGGTTTCACGGACCTGCTGGCTGTGGATTCCGCCGGCAAGATGATGCTCTACAGCAACAACTTCGTGCGCGACAATGGCCAGCCCTTCACCGGCGGCACCCCGCGCGAGGTCGGGCACGGCTGGGCCGCCTCGACCCGCATCCTCGTCTGA
- a CDS encoding AfsR/SARP family transcriptional regulator, with protein MLGPVEVWDGDRRLQLGGPKPRALLAALLLQAGQVVSVDRLVDLIWGECAPGTARGQIQTYVSALRQKLGDRTASIETRPPGYLFRLGDNVLDAQLFEQYVAEGRQAARAERYQDAAGALRAAEAQWRGPALGGIGEVLYVDAARLAELRLSVLEERIDAELILGRQAELVAELTSLVAAHPTRERLRGQLMTTLYRLGRAPEALASYDEGRQSLAEGLGIDPGPHLRALHQAILLDDTTVLGVAPAGPRPPAPAPVQIQVVPAQLPAEVPAFVGRAGLVAGLTPLLTAKHSAPPVLVISGKGGVGKSAAAVHLGHRVTENYPDGQLFADLRGTTSTPATTAEVLSRFLRALDVPYNAQPESPQDQADLYRSLLARRRVLVVLDDARDEQQIRPLLPGGAGCAVLITSRRRLAGLAFAQLTSLDVLGTESALELLGSVVGAERVAAEPAAALEIVRLCGLLPLAVRTAGARLVTRRHWTLAAMAERLADERVRLDELAAGDVAVRASVGLSYRSLDPQAQQAFRRLGLLGTPDFAGWVVAPLLDVPLRDAEDVLERLLDAQLVDSAAVDATGQLRYRLHELLRVFAAECAQAHDTAAERESALSRVLGSWLWLIAETGSRAPSGELELAEFTDSAYPVDARVARLLLADPAAWLEAEGPALIVAVARAARLDLDVAVCELATALSFAHLFVANRLGDWRAALDAALDAARRAGNQQGEARLLAGLSQIHFSMDRFEQAREHQTAALAMFRQTGDLRGEAVVLTGLGYTCRESCLLREGLDHLARSVEAFERLGDDLGLGAAARAAAAIHLELGDYEDAWQQLDRAMAAYSRSGSRRGQALTLRTRSTVHRALGDYAPAAELAARALEMLREVGEPLMIAYAIQAVAKVEIRRGHPAATLPSLVEALEVCRSRSDRYGEALMLRTIGEVHLAEGQLDLAEAHLDQAMAISEEIRTPLPAARAARDLSAVLAARGDTDAAETVLKAALEVFTRHGARESKELSTH; from the coding sequence GTGCTCGGTCCGGTGGAGGTGTGGGACGGCGATCGGCGGCTGCAGCTGGGCGGGCCCAAGCCGCGGGCGCTGCTGGCGGCCCTGCTGCTCCAGGCCGGGCAGGTGGTGTCGGTCGACCGGCTGGTGGATCTGATCTGGGGAGAGTGCGCTCCGGGCACCGCTCGCGGGCAGATCCAGACGTACGTGTCGGCACTCCGCCAGAAGCTGGGCGACCGGACGGCGTCGATCGAGACCCGGCCTCCGGGATACCTGTTCCGGCTCGGCGACAACGTGCTCGACGCTCAGCTCTTCGAGCAGTATGTCGCGGAGGGCCGCCAGGCGGCGAGAGCGGAGCGGTACCAGGACGCGGCGGGCGCGCTGCGGGCCGCCGAGGCGCAGTGGCGGGGTCCGGCCCTGGGCGGGATCGGCGAGGTGCTGTACGTCGATGCGGCCCGCCTGGCCGAACTGCGGCTGAGCGTGCTGGAGGAACGCATCGACGCCGAACTGATCCTGGGCCGGCAGGCCGAGCTGGTGGCCGAGCTCACCTCGCTCGTGGCCGCGCACCCCACCCGCGAGCGGCTGCGCGGGCAGCTGATGACGACCCTGTACCGGCTGGGCCGGGCGCCCGAGGCACTGGCCAGCTACGACGAAGGGCGGCAGTCCCTCGCCGAGGGGTTAGGCATCGACCCCGGTCCGCACCTGCGTGCGCTGCACCAGGCGATCCTCCTGGACGACACCACCGTCCTGGGCGTCGCCCCGGCGGGCCCGCGGCCCCCGGCCCCGGCCCCGGTCCAGATCCAGGTGGTGCCCGCCCAGCTCCCGGCGGAGGTGCCCGCCTTCGTGGGCAGGGCCGGCCTCGTCGCCGGGCTCACCCCGCTGCTCACCGCGAAGCACAGCGCGCCGCCCGTTCTGGTGATCTCGGGGAAAGGCGGCGTGGGCAAGAGCGCGGCGGCCGTCCATCTCGGCCACCGGGTGACCGAGAACTACCCGGACGGCCAGCTGTTCGCCGATCTGCGTGGCACCACCAGCACACCGGCGACCACCGCCGAGGTGCTCAGCCGCTTCCTGCGGGCGCTCGACGTGCCGTACAACGCCCAGCCCGAGTCGCCGCAGGACCAGGCCGACCTGTACCGGAGCCTGCTGGCCCGGCGCCGGGTCCTGGTGGTCCTCGACGACGCCCGCGACGAGCAGCAGATCCGCCCGCTGCTGCCGGGCGGGGCGGGCTGCGCGGTACTGATCACCTCGCGAAGGCGGCTGGCCGGGCTCGCGTTCGCCCAGCTGACCAGCCTCGACGTGCTCGGCACCGAGAGCGCGCTCGAGTTGCTCGGCTCGGTCGTCGGGGCGGAACGGGTCGCCGCCGAGCCTGCCGCCGCGCTGGAGATCGTCCGGCTGTGCGGGCTGCTTCCGCTGGCCGTACGGACCGCGGGGGCGCGCCTGGTCACGCGACGGCACTGGACCCTGGCGGCGATGGCCGAGCGCCTCGCCGACGAGCGCGTCAGGCTGGACGAGCTGGCCGCGGGCGACGTGGCGGTGCGGGCCAGTGTCGGGCTCAGCTACCGATCGCTGGACCCGCAGGCGCAGCAGGCCTTCCGGCGCCTCGGACTGCTCGGCACGCCCGACTTCGCGGGGTGGGTCGTCGCCCCGCTGCTCGACGTCCCGCTCCGTGACGCGGAGGACGTGCTGGAACGGCTGCTGGACGCCCAGCTCGTCGACTCCGCCGCGGTCGACGCCACCGGCCAGCTGCGTTACCGCCTCCACGAGCTGCTACGGGTGTTCGCCGCGGAGTGCGCGCAGGCTCACGACACCGCGGCGGAGCGAGAGTCGGCCCTCTCCCGCGTGCTGGGCAGCTGGCTCTGGCTGATCGCCGAAACGGGCTCCCGCGCCCCCTCCGGCGAGCTGGAGCTGGCCGAATTCACCGACTCCGCCTACCCGGTCGACGCCCGCGTCGCCAGGCTGCTCCTGGCCGACCCGGCTGCCTGGCTGGAGGCGGAGGGGCCCGCACTGATCGTGGCCGTGGCGCGCGCCGCCCGGCTGGACCTGGACGTGGCCGTCTGCGAGCTGGCCACCGCGCTGTCCTTCGCCCACCTCTTCGTCGCCAACCGGCTGGGCGACTGGCGCGCGGCACTGGACGCCGCACTGGACGCCGCCCGCCGCGCCGGCAACCAGCAGGGCGAGGCCCGCCTGCTGGCCGGACTGAGCCAGATTCACTTCTCGATGGACCGCTTCGAGCAGGCGCGTGAGCATCAGACGGCGGCCCTGGCCATGTTCCGCCAGACCGGTGACCTCCGGGGTGAGGCCGTCGTCCTGACCGGCCTCGGCTACACGTGCAGGGAGTCGTGCCTCCTGCGCGAGGGCCTGGACCACCTGGCCAGGTCGGTGGAGGCGTTCGAGCGGCTCGGTGACGATCTCGGCCTCGGCGCGGCGGCCCGCGCCGCCGCCGCCATACACCTGGAGCTCGGCGATTACGAGGACGCCTGGCAACAGCTCGACCGGGCCATGGCGGCCTACTCCCGCTCCGGTAGCCGGCGAGGGCAGGCGCTCACCCTGCGCACCCGCAGCACCGTCCATCGCGCCCTCGGTGACTACGCTCCGGCCGCGGAGCTCGCCGCTCGCGCCCTGGAGATGCTGCGGGAGGTCGGCGAACCCTTGATGATCGCCTATGCGATCCAGGCGGTGGCCAAGGTGGAGATCCGCCGTGGCCATCCGGCGGCCACCCTCCCCTCGCTGGTCGAGGCCCTGGAGGTGTGCAGGAGCCGCTCCGACCGGTACGGCGAGGCACTCATGCTGCGCACCATCGGCGAAGTGCACCTCGCAGAAGGGCAGCTCGACCTGGCTGAGGCCCACCTGGACCAGGCCATGGCCATCTCGGAGGAGATTCGCACGCCGCTCCCGGCGGCCCGGGCCGCGCGCGACCTGTCCGCTGTGCTGGCCGCCCGCGGCGACACCGATGCGGCGGAGACCGTACTCAAAGCGGCGTTGGAGGTCTTCACCAGACACGGAGCCCGTGAGTCCAAGGAGCTCTCAACGCATTAG
- a CDS encoding M15 family metallopeptidase — MTDRPITLLSDPRVAAVPVIDCGEPLFDLRKLPALLLDDRQADEAGDYARLRIGLTDRLLVAQSKLPPGLRLLVVEGYRPLALQEKYFSRYRDELRRANPAWSEEHLRIQASRSLAPPEVAPHVCGAAVDLTLVAEDGVEVEMGTPVNAGPEESGGRCYTHHPEISAGARANRRLLCDAMSGAGFVNYPTEWWHWSYGDRYWALITGAPTAIYGPAGG, encoded by the coding sequence ATGACTGATCGACCCATCACGTTGTTGTCCGACCCCAGGGTCGCGGCAGTGCCCGTGATCGATTGCGGCGAGCCGCTCTTCGACTTGCGCAAGCTCCCGGCCCTGCTCCTGGACGACCGCCAGGCCGACGAGGCAGGCGACTATGCCCGGCTCCGGATCGGCCTGACCGACAGGCTGCTCGTGGCGCAGAGCAAGCTGCCCCCCGGCCTGAGGCTGCTGGTCGTGGAGGGCTACCGGCCACTCGCCCTGCAGGAGAAGTACTTCTCCCGCTACCGCGACGAGCTGCGCCGGGCCAATCCCGCCTGGAGCGAGGAGCACCTCCGCATCCAGGCCAGCCGCTCCCTCGCCCCGCCCGAGGTGGCCCCGCACGTGTGCGGGGCGGCGGTCGATCTCACGCTGGTGGCCGAGGACGGCGTCGAGGTGGAGATGGGCACGCCGGTCAACGCAGGACCGGAGGAGAGCGGCGGCAGGTGCTACACGCACCACCCGGAGATCTCCGCCGGGGCGCGGGCCAACCGCCGGCTGCTCTGCGACGCCATGAGCGGGGCCGGGTTCGTCAACTACCCGACCGAATGGTGGCACTGGTCCTACGGCGACAGGTACTGGGCGCTGATCACCGGCGCCCCCACCGCCATCTACGGACCGGCCGGTGGCTGA
- a CDS encoding phosphotransferase enzyme family protein: MWSEARPPTTAQVRDAFGVEVGELRPHPGGFEADVFTDGRWFVKLWRQRPDSDAALALTAELAARGIPVPAAERARDGSYTSEHHGRRYALFPFVDGRLGTWDDADAIARAMRAVHEITDLEPPRADLDEWCIGVLRDRHDHPWIVDRRDEVMADVDRLEAVIERARAIDVPHVVCHHDLFPHNVLVDRDGRIATLLDWGHARLAPREHDVFAGLCGPDPVRFLRAYGAEGLDLTHLEYARLARSLNDLAVRVYNEVDLEGINTWGFDGLRRVDADLELSRPFCDR; the protein is encoded by the coding sequence ATGTGGAGCGAAGCACGACCGCCGACGACGGCTCAGGTCCGCGACGCCTTCGGCGTCGAAGTGGGCGAACTGCGGCCGCATCCGGGCGGGTTCGAAGCAGATGTGTTCACCGATGGGCGCTGGTTCGTGAAACTCTGGCGTCAGCGGCCCGACAGTGACGCCGCTCTGGCGCTGACCGCTGAGCTGGCGGCTCGGGGCATCCCTGTTCCCGCGGCGGAGCGAGCACGTGACGGCTCGTACACCTCCGAGCACCATGGCCGGCGCTACGCGCTGTTCCCGTTCGTCGACGGCCGCCTGGGAACGTGGGACGACGCTGACGCGATCGCGCGGGCGATGCGCGCCGTGCACGAGATCACCGACCTCGAGCCGCCCCGCGCCGATCTGGACGAGTGGTGCATCGGGGTGCTGCGCGACCGGCATGACCACCCTTGGATCGTGGACCGCCGCGACGAGGTCATGGCCGACGTCGACCGGCTCGAAGCGGTGATCGAACGGGCACGCGCGATCGACGTGCCCCACGTCGTGTGCCACCACGACCTGTTCCCCCACAACGTCCTCGTCGACCGCGACGGCCGCATCGCGACGCTGCTCGACTGGGGTCACGCGAGGCTGGCGCCGCGCGAGCACGACGTGTTCGCCGGCTTGTGCGGACCCGACCCCGTGCGCTTCCTGCGCGCCTACGGCGCGGAGGGACTCGACCTCACTCACCTCGAGTACGCCCGGCTTGCCCGCTCGCTGAACGACCTTGCCGTTCGCGTCTACAACGAGGTCGACCTGGAGGGCATCAACACGTGGGGTTTCGACGGGTTGCGCCGGGTGGACGCCGATCTCGAACTCTCCCGGCCCTTCTGCGATCGCTGA